In the Bacillus sp. HSf4 genome, TCAAAAAATTGGAGAATCGTCCGAGTTCAATATCGGCGAGATCTGGGACGCCTTTCCCCGCCAGCAGTGAAATTGACAGGTTGTCATGCATTTGTCCATATGGATACACAACCGTATTCAGCTTAATTTTGCGCTTAGGGTATTTCTTGTTCCATTCTTTCACCATTTCTGCGTAAAACTGTTCATGGAGCCCATTAAACGTCCAAAAAGTCAGCTCGGTGGCATCCTGTGTTTGCTCAGAGGCAGGGCTTGCCCTGCACCCCGTCAAAAGCAAACTTGCGGAAAGCGTCAGCATCAGAACATATGAAAGGAACTTTTTCACGTTTTACCCCCTTTCATGGAATGGCCTCAACTCAGGTAAAAGGCCGTATTGATTGATGATTTTGAGTCCCGTATACCGATCTCTGAGGTGGTGGGCGTTCTTCAGCGCTTCATTAAGCAGATGCTGATCGACATCCAGTTCTTGAAATGATACGGGCCCGCCGATTCGCCTCATCCAGTCGGCCATTTTGTCACCGGCGGGAAGGTTTTGATAAGCAGAGGAAACGGCTTTCCCGACTTGTTCATCATCCCATGTGAGATCTTTAAGGGATCGATAAACATCGGCCAGCATAATGGCGGCGCAGCCCACTTTTGCACCGTGAAGCAACTGCCGCTTCCCATCTTCAAGCGCTTTCATTTCCAGGTAATGTGAAAGGTGATGCTCGCCGCCAGATGCCGGTCTTGAATGATCAAGCACCAGCATGACAAGGCCGGAAATAACGAGCGATTCCATCAGTTTTTCAATGCCTGCGCGCGTTTTTGCCGCAATCTCATCTATACTGGACAGACACTGTTCAAGCGCTTCTTTTGTGGCGGCGCAAGCGGCCGGACAGTGGGGCTCATCTGCAAGCAGACGGGAAATGTCCCAGTCTGCAAGCGATGTCACTTTGCCGAGCATATCGCCGAACCCCGCAGCGATCATTTTCTGCGGAGCATTTCGCAAAATCTCAAGGTCGGCAAATAATGCAAGCGGCGCAACCGTTTGAATCGTCTGCTTCTTCCCCTTCAAAATCAGCGGCGCACCGGCTGAAGTAAACCCGTCAACCGATGGCGCCGTCGGCACGGAAATAAACGGAATCCCGCGCTGGCAGGCGCAAAATCTGACGATGTCATGGATCGTGCCGGAGCCGGCGGCGATCAGCACATCCGTGTCCATCGGCACGCTGATCAGCGCACTGACCAACGTTGTTTCATCTGCCGTGACATCGCCGGCTTCATTCGCCTTCAGCTTGACCGGGACGGTTCTCACTGTGCTCTTCAGAAGATGCAGCAGCCTTTTTCCGGCGATTTGCTCAGTCGTTTCGTCGCAGATGATGGCAGCTTTTTGAAAGCCAGCCGATTTCACGTATTCCGGGAGCTCCTCGTCGACGGCATGTCCGCCAATGGCTATTTTTTCGACTGTCAGCGGATGATGAACAGATCCGCACTCGCATGAACCTAAAGTATTGTTGATATAAGAAATCAGGTCCTTCATTGAACCGTTGCCTCCTCTATTGGCCGTAATACGCGTCAGCTCCATGCTTCCGGAAAAAATGCCGATCCTGTAAAGCACTGCTGATCGGGTGAAGAGACGGATTCAGCATCAGAGAGTGATAGGCCATTTTGGCCACCTCTTCTAGAACAACGGCGTTGTGGACGGCTGTCAAAGCATCCTCCGCCCAGCAAAACGGACCGTGGTTGTTGACGAGAACCCCCGGAACATCGCGATAATCAAGGTGCTGAAATGTTTCCGCAATCACCTTTCCCGTATTCAATTCGTATTGGCCG is a window encoding:
- a CDS encoding sn-glycerol-1-phosphate dehydrogenase — encoded protein: MKDLISYINNTLGSCECGSVHHPLTVEKIAIGGHAVDEELPEYVKSAGFQKAAIICDETTEQIAGKRLLHLLKSTVRTVPVKLKANEAGDVTADETTLVSALISVPMDTDVLIAAGSGTIHDIVRFCACQRGIPFISVPTAPSVDGFTSAGAPLILKGKKQTIQTVAPLALFADLEILRNAPQKMIAAGFGDMLGKVTSLADWDISRLLADEPHCPAACAATKEALEQCLSSIDEIAAKTRAGIEKLMESLVISGLVMLVLDHSRPASGGEHHLSHYLEMKALEDGKRQLLHGAKVGCAAIMLADVYRSLKDLTWDDEQVGKAVSSAYQNLPAGDKMADWMRRIGGPVSFQELDVDQHLLNEALKNAHHLRDRYTGLKIINQYGLLPELRPFHERG